One genomic region from Microcoleus sp. AS-A8 encodes:
- a CDS encoding DMT family transporter produces MGQLNKQSDDRGASDSQAAEDLLRAMTQDIEHLRQNLLSQLAQDVERLQREKSQLIEDIEQLKAQRQQQLFQQQIDRVPSAGFSPNVIAEVHNENIEQLIASLDSTLRATFRSLQQDLKSYQSSLSQQLGEMYSLEKQGEAILETLVNRLRKEVSSQSSATKNSSLSSPPAHPNVSLPRRDIPGYLEEDHHYNSFNVSYPSEQSIPAVPSIPAPESLTTAPQPQASSKPKRGLVGGLVMGFVLVLLSFLLQAFQNIVISVIFNKSPILGLFEFGGLLVPSAGNSLLILWLRMLVVVPLMAILAMVRYPSVWREIGQFARSKDWLLFFNVLASGFFLFLSQALLYLALGPIAPGVALTIFFIYPIFTLLLAWVLYGRRPTLISNLVIFSVLVGFVLITLPGTRTTELSSLGISAAAGAGVAFAFHLILTRIPAKKINPVPLMWINYVLLLTFAGLCLAGPFPQSWWRFDVAPTMWPSLIISSLVLGGITFLINLLSNMGLRRIDPRRALILEATVPALTGLLALGIVQSTMQGSQIFGMVIVTLGVVALNFEQRRRHAQAAQSASRSQK; encoded by the coding sequence ATGGGGCAACTGAACAAACAATCGGATGATAGGGGAGCAAGCGATTCGCAGGCAGCAGAAGATCTTTTAAGAGCCATGACTCAAGATATTGAGCACCTGCGGCAAAATCTCCTGAGTCAGTTAGCTCAAGATGTTGAGCGGCTCCAGAGAGAAAAATCTCAGTTGATTGAGGACATTGAACAGCTAAAGGCTCAGCGTCAGCAGCAGCTTTTCCAACAACAGATTGATCGTGTCCCCAGTGCGGGGTTCTCGCCAAACGTAATAGCCGAAGTTCACAATGAGAATATAGAGCAATTGATTGCCTCTTTGGATTCAACCCTGAGAGCAACCTTTAGAAGCCTACAACAAGACCTTAAGAGCTATCAAAGTTCCCTCTCCCAGCAGTTGGGTGAGATGTACAGTCTAGAGAAGCAAGGCGAAGCCATCTTAGAGACGCTGGTTAATCGTCTGAGGAAAGAAGTTTCATCCCAATCTTCTGCTACAAAGAACTCTTCACTGTCTTCACCGCCAGCACACCCCAATGTTTCTTTACCCCGCCGCGACATACCTGGGTATCTGGAGGAAGATCATCATTACAACAGCTTTAACGTCTCATATCCTTCTGAGCAATCCATCCCAGCCGTACCATCAATTCCAGCACCAGAGTCGCTGACGACTGCCCCCCAGCCTCAAGCCTCCTCTAAGCCTAAGCGGGGGTTGGTGGGTGGGTTAGTCATGGGGTTTGTTCTGGTTCTGTTGTCCTTCCTGCTGCAAGCGTTCCAGAACATTGTTATTAGTGTAATTTTCAATAAGTCCCCTATTTTGGGGCTATTTGAATTCGGAGGATTGTTAGTTCCCAGCGCGGGCAATTCGCTGCTGATTTTGTGGTTGCGAATGCTTGTGGTAGTACCTTTGATGGCGATTTTAGCGATGGTTCGCTATCCATCGGTGTGGCGAGAAATTGGCCAATTTGCGCGCTCAAAAGACTGGCTGTTATTTTTCAATGTTTTGGCAAGTGGCTTTTTTCTGTTTTTATCTCAGGCGCTACTGTATTTGGCTTTGGGGCCTATTGCTCCAGGGGTTGCCCTGACAATTTTCTTTATCTATCCGATCTTTACTCTGTTATTAGCGTGGGTGCTGTATGGTAGGCGACCGACGCTCATTAGTAACCTCGTTATTTTCAGTGTTTTGGTCGGGTTTGTGCTGATTACCCTTCCCGGTACTAGAACAACGGAACTTTCCAGTTTAGGTATTAGTGCGGCGGCGGGTGCGGGTGTCGCCTTTGCTTTTCATCTCATCCTGACGCGAATTCCTGCTAAGAAGATTAACCCCGTCCCTTTGATGTGGATTAATTATGTCCTCCTCCTTACTTTTGCTGGTTTGTGTTTAGCCGGACCCTTTCCGCAATCCTGGTGGCGTTTCGATGTCGCTCCCACGATGTGGCCTAGTCTAATCATCAGCAGTTTAGTATTAGGGGGTATTACGTTCTTGATCAATCTGCTAAGTAACATGGGGCTGAGACGGATCGATCCACGTCGAGCCTTAATTCTGGAAGCAACAGTTCCTGCTTTAACAGGGCTCTTAGCTCTGGGGATCGTGCAAAGCACCATGCAGGGGTCGCAAATCTTTGGAATGGTGATTGTTACCTTGGGAGTTGTTGCTCTGAATTTTGAGCAGCGACGTCGCCATGCCCAAGCCGCTCAATCGGCCTCGCGATCGCAAAAATAA
- a CDS encoding 2Fe-2S iron-sulfur cluster-binding protein, protein MTKSYKVQIHHRQAGTHHIVQVPDDRYILQAAENQGVKLPFACRNGACTTCAVRVLRGEVYQPEAMGLSPNLRDQGYALLCVSYPRSDLEVETQDEDEVYELQFGRYFAKGKVQFGLPLDED, encoded by the coding sequence ATGACTAAATCCTATAAAGTTCAAATTCATCATCGCCAAGCTGGTACTCATCATATAGTACAAGTGCCAGATGACCGATATATCTTGCAAGCGGCAGAGAATCAGGGCGTGAAACTGCCGTTTGCGTGTCGCAATGGAGCTTGCACCACCTGTGCCGTCCGGGTTCTGCGTGGTGAAGTTTACCAGCCAGAAGCCATGGGACTTTCTCCAAATCTGCGCGACCAAGGCTATGCTCTGTTGTGTGTGAGTTATCCTCGCTCCGACCTGGAGGTGGAGACGCAGGATGAAGACGAAGTCTATGAACTTCAGTTTGGTCGCTATTTTGCCAAAGGCAAGGTGCAGTTTGGACTGCCACTGGATGAGGATTAA
- a CDS encoding thermonuclease family protein: MLRLLSLLCCCLFLLVGCQSSPVPTGRTVTVQVQRVVSGQTLDVLNPTQQTALIERVRLIGIEAPDLKQEPWGSAAKNRFEQMISKTANQPLVLQPVSLEPDVQEKDSTGRWLAYVWYDGVLINEQLVKEGYVLAAPRLPNQKYDDRLARAQEYARLMGYGIWNLDQPMRLTPAEFRRQNP; the protein is encoded by the coding sequence TTGCTGAGGCTATTGAGCCTGTTATGCTGCTGTCTCTTTTTATTAGTGGGTTGCCAATCCTCCCCTGTGCCCACGGGAAGAACCGTAACCGTTCAGGTGCAGCGAGTTGTCAGTGGACAAACGCTAGATGTATTGAACCCAACCCAGCAAACCGCCTTGATAGAGCGGGTACGATTGATTGGGATTGAGGCACCCGATTTAAAGCAAGAGCCTTGGGGATCAGCAGCCAAAAATCGCTTTGAGCAAATGATTAGCAAAACGGCTAATCAGCCGCTTGTCTTACAACCTGTTTCCTTGGAACCGGATGTCCAAGAGAAAGACAGCACAGGTCGCTGGCTCGCCTATGTCTGGTACGATGGCGTCTTAATCAATGAGCAATTGGTAAAAGAAGGGTATGTGTTAGCCGCACCGCGATTGCCTAACCAAAAATACGATGATCGCCTTGCTCGTGCCCAGGAATATGCCAGACTCATGGGATATGGCATCTGGAATTTAGACCAACCCATGCGTTTGACCCCAGCCGAATTTCGTCGCCAAAATCCTTAA
- a CDS encoding inositol monophosphatase, with product MSQHTPQQLQIFLDIATEAAMAAGAILKDYWGKLDEIEEKGRPGDLVTVADKDAEVAILKVLQRHVPHHSILAEESGQLGDNQNEYLWAIDPLDGTTNYAHQYPVAAVSVGLLISGIPEVGAIYNPFRDELFRAATGLGATRNRRPIQVSQTSDLSKSLLVTGFAYDRRETSDNNYAEFCHLTHLTQGVRRSGAASIDLADVACGRLDGYWERGLSPWDIVAGVVLVEEAGGKVTAYDGSPLKIDSGRILATNVHLHEQMSTELLQVPPLSGWK from the coding sequence ATGAGCCAACATACACCCCAACAACTGCAAATCTTCCTGGACATTGCCACCGAAGCCGCTATGGCAGCAGGGGCTATCTTGAAAGACTACTGGGGTAAGTTAGACGAAATAGAGGAAAAAGGACGTCCCGGAGACTTAGTGACGGTTGCCGATAAAGACGCTGAAGTAGCCATTCTCAAAGTGTTACAGCGTCATGTTCCCCATCACTCTATCCTAGCCGAGGAATCCGGTCAGCTAGGGGATAACCAGAATGAATATTTGTGGGCGATCGATCCCCTGGATGGGACTACCAATTACGCTCATCAGTACCCCGTTGCGGCTGTCTCTGTCGGACTCCTGATTTCCGGAATACCTGAGGTTGGAGCGATTTATAATCCCTTTCGTGATGAGCTATTTCGTGCGGCCACGGGTTTAGGAGCGACTCGCAATCGACGCCCAATTCAAGTGTCTCAAACATCCGACCTGAGTAAAAGCCTACTCGTCACCGGCTTTGCCTACGATCGACGCGAGACTTCTGATAACAACTATGCTGAATTCTGTCACCTCACCCACCTCACCCAAGGCGTCCGCCGTAGCGGTGCCGCCTCCATCGATCTAGCCGATGTGGCCTGCGGAAGACTGGATGGGTACTGGGAACGGGGACTTTCTCCCTGGGATATCGTTGCTGGGGTCGTGTTGGTAGAAGAAGCTGGTGGGAAAGTGACCGCTTACGACGGCAGCCCCTTAAAGATTGATTCGGGTCGGATTCTAGCCACCAATGTGCATCTGCACGAACAGATGAGTACTGAGCTGTTACAGGTGCCCCCTCTTTCTGGGTGGAAATAA
- a CDS encoding DnaJ domain-containing protein, whose translation MSFQIERGLFKFDFNDHHAVIGVPVDADVKEVRKRYLKIARKLHPDSCKAASDSEKKLANQLLSKLVNPAYEQLSQGNNRDYLVSLGHMGRRLAAEGAKIPLASASAKQLFQSGANLDNAYKSVLQKLATTQYDSLDQVLDKIAEISELNMVYLMLSKGELQKPTDRRPGAPMGPGAGPKGGQPATPGRNPGPNAPTPPGTPARPISPLPDSGVTRSAEYVRRAEGYMAKNNFAAAVLELREALKLDPNNSRCHSLLGASFLKQNQATMAKVHLNKALQLNPNDELALKGKKHLDALQNTNGGQKPTPQPTPGTQSDQSGKSRGGGLFGGLFGGKKK comes from the coding sequence ATGTCTTTTCAAATTGAGCGCGGACTCTTCAAGTTTGATTTCAACGACCATCACGCCGTTATCGGTGTTCCGGTTGATGCGGATGTTAAAGAAGTCCGCAAGCGATATCTCAAGATTGCTAGAAAACTACATCCTGACAGCTGCAAAGCGGCAAGCGATAGCGAAAAGAAGTTAGCCAATCAACTGTTATCCAAACTCGTGAATCCAGCCTACGAACAGCTGTCTCAGGGGAATAATCGGGATTACTTGGTGAGTCTAGGCCACATGGGGAGACGTTTAGCGGCAGAAGGGGCTAAAATTCCCCTTGCGAGCGCCTCAGCCAAACAATTATTCCAGTCAGGTGCCAATTTAGACAACGCTTACAAAAGCGTATTACAAAAGCTAGCCACAACACAATACGATTCCCTTGACCAAGTCTTAGATAAAATTGCTGAAATCAGTGAACTGAATATGGTTTACCTAATGCTGAGCAAGGGTGAACTCCAAAAACCCACCGATAGAAGACCGGGGGCTCCAATGGGTCCGGGAGCCGGCCCAAAAGGCGGTCAGCCAGCTACTCCAGGCCGGAACCCAGGTCCTAACGCTCCGACACCACCTGGAACACCGGCACGCCCTATTAGTCCGCTACCTGATTCGGGAGTCACGAGATCGGCTGAGTATGTTCGGCGAGCAGAAGGCTACATGGCAAAGAACAATTTTGCCGCCGCTGTTCTGGAGTTGCGTGAGGCACTCAAGCTAGATCCAAACAATAGTCGCTGCCATAGCTTACTAGGAGCCTCTTTTTTGAAGCAAAATCAGGCGACAATGGCAAAAGTTCACCTTAATAAAGCCTTGCAACTGAATCCCAACGATGAGTTGGCTTTGAAGGGCAAAAAGCATCTCGATGCCCTTCAGAACACCAACGGGGGTCAAAAACCGACTCCTCAACCAACTCCGGGCACACAGTCCGATCAATCGGGGAAATCGCGTGGCGGTGGCTTATTTGGTGGTTTATTTGGCGGTAAGAAAAAGTAG
- a CDS encoding ATP phosphoribosyltransferase regulatory subunit, protein MVHQPPAGARDLLPLEVTQKRWIAERLQQVFHRWGYHQIITSTLEWLDTLMAGGAIQRSTVIQLQDAEAGTLGLRPELTASIARAFATRIAGSTTEATLSLPQRLYYNANVFRQPPMGHHGRQLEFYQSGVELLGAGGLLADAEILLLLADSLNQLGLQQWHLILGEAGLTRSLFSPFPASVQDKVRKAIAHLDRVSLETLPLSPELRERALFLFDLRGRPTDVLQKVASLDLDASERQIVEQLKALIELLEQSSPTPLPLMLDLSLVQTFEYYTGIVFEVVSDSNTSQRVLGQGGRYDQLLGLYHPQKETYPGIGFCLNIEDLHYVLLSGSQLPRQTPASDWLVVPETPQSEAAAFAYAQKLRESEHLVRVEIDLGQRSPTDIREYARRHRITYLAWIQADGRPMIETLS, encoded by the coding sequence ATGGTTCATCAACCACCGGCGGGTGCACGAGATTTGTTGCCCCTTGAAGTGACACAAAAACGTTGGATTGCCGAGCGCTTACAGCAGGTATTTCACCGCTGGGGATATCACCAGATTATTACATCGACCTTGGAGTGGTTAGATACTCTGATGGCAGGCGGGGCAATTCAGCGTTCAACTGTCATTCAGTTACAGGATGCTGAGGCGGGGACATTGGGACTGCGCCCGGAACTCACAGCTTCAATTGCACGGGCTTTTGCCACACGAATCGCAGGGAGTACTACTGAGGCAACCCTATCCTTACCACAACGACTCTACTACAATGCTAATGTGTTCCGCCAACCGCCCATGGGTCACCACGGACGTCAACTGGAATTCTACCAGTCAGGGGTTGAACTTCTGGGAGCTGGCGGACTATTGGCAGATGCAGAAATTCTGCTGTTGCTTGCGGATTCGCTGAATCAGCTCGGTTTGCAACAGTGGCACTTGATTTTAGGGGAAGCGGGGTTAACGCGATCGCTCTTTTCTCCCTTCCCCGCGTCAGTGCAAGACAAAGTGCGAAAAGCGATCGCTCATCTGGATCGTGTCTCTCTAGAAACTCTACCCCTTTCCCCGGAATTACGAGAACGGGCGCTGTTTCTGTTTGATCTGCGGGGACGCCCTACGGATGTTTTACAAAAAGTGGCTAGTCTGGATTTAGACGCATCAGAACGCCAAATTGTGGAGCAGCTCAAAGCCCTGATTGAACTTTTAGAGCAATCTTCTCCCACTCCCTTGCCACTCATGCTCGACCTCAGCTTAGTTCAAACCTTTGAGTATTACACGGGTATTGTGTTTGAGGTGGTGAGTGACAGCAATACTAGTCAGCGAGTTTTGGGTCAAGGGGGTCGTTATGACCAACTCCTGGGGCTGTATCATCCTCAGAAAGAAACCTACCCAGGAATTGGTTTTTGCCTCAATATTGAAGACCTTCACTATGTTTTACTTTCAGGGAGTCAGCTACCCAGACAAACACCCGCTAGTGACTGGTTAGTGGTTCCGGAGACGCCCCAGTCTGAGGCTGCTGCTTTTGCTTATGCCCAAAAGCTTAGAGAATCTGAGCATTTAGTGCGCGTGGAGATTGATTTAGGACAACGCTCACCTACAGATATTCGGGAGTACGCCCGTCGCCACCGGATTACTTATTTGGCATGGATTCAAGCAGATGGCAGACCGATGATTGAGACGTTAAGTTAG
- a CDS encoding ferredoxin family protein has product MPHTIVTNTCEGIADCVDACPVACIHEGPGKNVKGTNWYWIDFATCIDCGICIQVCPVEGAIVPEERPDLQETP; this is encoded by the coding sequence GTGCCACACACGATAGTTACTAATACTTGTGAAGGTATAGCCGATTGCGTTGATGCTTGCCCCGTTGCTTGTATCCACGAAGGGCCCGGAAAAAATGTCAAGGGTACAAACTGGTACTGGATTGACTTTGCCACCTGTATTGACTGCGGCATCTGCATCCAAGTCTGCCCGGTAGAAGGCGCGATCGTGCCGGAAGAACGCCCAGATCTGCAAGAGACTCCTTAA